CCGGTTGCGGCTGGAATTCGGCCCACGTATAGGGAAGACACCGTGCCGTTGGCCCTTCGCATCTTCACGCTCGCGCTTCTTCTCGGTTGGCAGGTCATCGCCAGCGGAGTGGGGCTCGCGCACTACTGTCCGAAGCAGGCCTCGGCGACGAGCGCCTGCCGCTGCCCGCACGGAGAGAAGAAGGCGGAGAAGGCCTCGCACGACGGGAAGGCGTGGCGCAAGGACTGCTGCGACGCGCTGGAGCGGGAGCTCCCCACGCCAGCCCTCGTGGAAGTCTCCGGCCACGCCTCCTCGCTCGCGCTCCCACCGGCGTCGACACCGGTGTGGCTCACCCCCAGGGCCCTCGAGGGAGGCGGCCGCCTGTCGCTCGCCCTCTGGGACACGCCCCACGCCCAGGGGCCCCCTGTCTTCCTCCGCATCCGCTCACTCCTCATTTGAGCTCCCCGGCGGGGGTGTGCCCCCTGCCTCTCGAAAGCCCCGTGGGGCCGGGTGCGCGTTCGCGCGCCGGCCAATGACTGACATCGAGCTGGAGTGAGAAGGAACCATGGAAATCATCCTGGTATCGCTGGTGGGTATGGTGCTGTTTGGTGGTCTCTTCCTGCTGTTGTGCCCGGAGTGGTGGAGCAACAGCCTGGGCACCCTCAAGGAGAAGAAGCCGGTGGAGAAGACGCCGCGGGAGGCCGGGGACACCAAGACAGACACCTGAGCCTCCCCCTTGCGGGGCTGCCCCTTTCGTGTCAGAGAAGGAGCCGTTGCAGCCATCCGGCGCTCCGATGGCGGCCCGCACCTGGTGCCGGGCCGTAGGACGCTCCGGGTGGTCTTTGTTCGCGGCCCAGGCCCCCGGGACGTCCACCGGTCGCTTGGAAACGAACAGCATGACTCCCACCAAGACAGAGCTGCTCCGGGACACCATCGAGCACCTCGACATCAAGGCCCATGACGTGCGTCCACTCGTCCGGGCCATGGGCCACATGGCCTTCCAGGCTCGCAACCTCCACCGCGCGGCCACGCTCTACGACGCCATGCTGGAGGACACGGAGTGCGGCGTCATCCTGTGCCTGGCGGGCTCGCTCTTCTCCGCGGGCCTCAAGCAGGTGGTGGTGGACCTCGTGCGCCACCGGATGGTGGACGCCATCGTGTCCACCGGAGCGCTCATCGTGGACCAGGACTTCTTCGAGGCCCTGGGCTTCCGCCACTACCGGGGCAGCCCCCACGCGGATGACAACACCCTGCGCGAGCTGCACATCGACCGCATCTACGACACCTTCATCGACGAGGACGAGCTGCGCGAGTGCGATGCCACCATCGCCCGGCTCGCCAGCGAGCTGGAGACCCGTCCCTACTCGTCCCGGGAGTTCATCGGCGAGATGGGCGCCTGGCTCGCCCGCCACGGCAAGACGCGCGACAGCGTGGTGCTCGCCGCGCACGAGGCGGGAGTCCCCATCTTCTGCCCGGCCTTCAGCGACTGCTCGGCGGGCTTCGGGCTCGTGCACCACCAGTGGACCCGGGCGGGCAGGCCCCAGCTCTCCATCGACAGCGCGAGGGACTTCCTGGAGCTGACGCGCTGCCGGCTCGCGCTCCGGGACTCGGGCCTCTTCATGGTGGGGGGCGGGGTGCCGAAGAACTTCGCCCAGGACGTGGTGGTGGCGGCGGATTTCGTCGGCCAGCCGGTGGCCATGCACAAGTACGCCGTGCAGCTCACCGTGGCGGACGAGCGGGATGGGGCCCTCTCCGGCTCCACGCTGCGCGAGGCGAGCAGCTGGGGCAAGGTGGCCACCACCGCCGAGCAGATGGTGTACGGCGAGGCCACGCTGACCCTGCCGCTGGTGGCCGGCTACGCCTTCCATCAGCGCCACTGGGAAGCGCGGCCCGAGCGCCGGCTGGTGGCCGCCTGCCAGTGACGCGCGGCGCCTGAGCCGTCAGCCTGGACATCCCGGCCGCTCATCGAGGAGAAGGGTCACCCATCGGCCCTGCTCCTCGGTGGGCGTTCCAAGCCCGCGGAAGTCAGTTCCTTCAGGGGTGCTATTGCATGAAAGCACGGAGCACCTTCCGGCCGCGCGGTGTGCCAACTGGTCCGACAATCGGACCAGTTGCTCCACATCGCGGCCGGAGCCTCCCCCCCTGAAAGGACTGACCCCCTTCTGGCTTAGGACTGGAATGCTTTTTTGATGGTCTCCGCGACAGCCACCATGTCTTTTCCTCTATGTGCCGAATGGCGCATGTTGAGTGGCTTCGCTGGGTCCAACAGCGCCTGATACTGGGCGATTTCCGTGCTCTGATAGCCACTGGCCTTGATGGGAAGCCACAGGATGGTGGTTCCTTCGTTTCGCGCCGCGTCCAGCAGCTGAGGAAGCTCGTGCTGGGCAATGAAGTCCGAGGCCAGGAATTCTGGAGTGACCAAAAGGACCGCGACTTTTGCCCGGGCCAGGGCCTCTTTGATTTCATCCTGCCATCTGGCACCTGGCTGTATCTTCGTGTCGTTCCAGATGTACATATCCTGACTGCGAAAGTGTGGCTTGAGATAGGTCTCGAGCGTATCCAGCCAGCGCTTGTCTTTCCGGCTGTAGCTGATGAAGACCTGATCGCGGCCGTGCGGGGCAGGCGTGAGGGGGGTCCTGCCAGAAGGGACTGGAGCAGGTGGACGGGCCGCGAGGGAACGCCTGACGCCAGGTGGCCCCTTGATGAACCGATCCGACACGACCGTTCCTTGCCTGGCCGCATCCAGATCCGTGGCCCTGCGCGAGATGAAGATGCCCTCGCTCGCGGCCTCATCGAACCGCGCATCCACTTGTTGCTTCAAGACAGCTGAAGCTTCCTGGGTCTCATAGACGGACAGGCGCTTGATGTCGTCAAGGGGGATGGCACGGCCATTGACCACGATCGGGTGGCCATTTTCATAAGGAGCGATGAACTGCTCCAGGAGCCCGTCCTGGGTCAGGTCCACCTTGACTTCAGGATGCTTCGGCTCGGATTTGAGCTCAATGACGACGTGCAGATATGGCATGGGTTCTCGGGGATGCGGCCACCGGCCAGAGCCTCAACGAGCACAGCCCTGCTGATGGCCAGTGTGTTGGGCATGAGCCGGATTCTATCCCGGCCCGCCTCCAGTCGCTCCCGCGAAAGGCCGCTTCGAACCGTCCCCGAAGTCGCTCAGGGCCAGCGATGGACCGAGAGCGCGGGCTGCTCCCGGCCCAGCACGGCGGCACCGGGCTTGGAGCCCTCAGCCCAGGCGAGACGTCCGTCGTCGCCTAGCGCGAAGCACACGGGGTACTTCCGCCCATCGGGCAGGATGGCCAGGGTGTAGCGGCCCATGACGGCCGGTCTCCCGTCCTCCTTGATGATGCCGGGACCCGTCCAGAGATGGCCGTGGAGCAGCGTCTCCACGGGCAGGTTGCCCGTGCCTAACGTGACGCGACCGATGACAGGGCCCTCCTGGTAGACGCCCCCGGTAGTCCCGTGGCCGGGCTGCAAGGTGTCCACGGCGGGCTGGTTGATGTCCACGAGTAGATCAATGCGGCTGGCATCCCAGACCCTCAATCCCTCCATGGCCTCGATCGCCTCCTTGGGACAGTCCACGGGTCCTGGGGGCTTCACCTGGGCGGCGGGGCAGCCGAGGCCAGCGGCGGCGCACAGCCAGGCGGCGAGGAGACTCGAGGGGTTGGAGCGCGAAGAGGTGGACACGGGGGGGCTTCCTTTCTTGGAACGGTCGGACCCGGGCAGCGGGGCCTCGGGGATTGGCACGAGTGTGGAGTGCACCAGCCACAAGGCAAGGCCAGCCACGGTCAGACTCGCGAGCAGGACCCGGGGCCACCGCGGGCGACCCGGGCGGGCAGGTCGTGCGGGTGCCTCCTGCCGCGTCTCCGACGGGCGCTCGCCCTCCGCGGATGGCTGGACCGGCTGTCCCCCCACCTCCTGGGGTGGGAGCTCCTCCGGGCGCCCCTCCCTGTCGAAGAGTGGCACCTTCCAGGCGCCGGAGGTCCGCTCCCTGCCCGTGCTCCACAGGGCCTGCAAGAGCACCTCGGTGCTGGGGTAGCGGTCCTCGGGGCGCTTCTCCAACAGCTTCATGGCGATGTCGCTCAACGAGCGGGGCGCTCTGGGATTGAGGAGGTGGGGCGCGGTGGGGGGCACGGTGGCGATGGCGGCCAGCAACTCCTTGTCCGGCAGCTCGGGGTTGAAGGGGTGCAGATCCGTGAGGCCCTGGTAGAGCAGCCCCCCAGGGCGTACAGGTCCGCGGCCACTCCGCCCTGGAAGGGCTCGCCCCGCTTCCACGCCTCGCTGCGCGTATAGGCCAGGAGCTCGGGCGGCAACAGGTGCAGGACACCCTCGGGGATGCCCAGCGTCTGGGTGAGGGCTCCCGGCAGGCGCACGGTGCCGAAGTCGATGAGGAAGGGCCTGCCGTCCTCCCGGCGGATGAGGATGTTCTCCGCCTTCAAGTCGCGGTGGTACACGCCGCGCGAGTGCAACACGCCCACGGTGCGCACCACGTCGCTGAAGGCGTCCACCAGGCCGGTGGCATGAAGGGGCGCGCGCCAGCGCCACTGGTGCCAGTCATCCCCGTCCACGAAGTCGGTGACGATGAAGGCGTAGCCCGTGCTGGGGTTGGGCCAGAAGTCCACCGCGTACACGCGCAGCAGGTTGGGATGGGAGGAGTAGATGAAGAGGGCCGCGGCCTCGCGCGCCAACCGCCGGTAGGCGCTCTTCTGCTCCACGTCTTCTTCCTCCGGAAGCGCTTCCTGGGCGTCAGTGAGGGGGCGCAGCGCCATCTTCAGGGAGTAGGGGCGGCCGTCACGCTCCACCTTGAAGACACGAGAGGAGCCCCCACGGCCCAGCACCTGGACGATGAGCCAGGGTCCTACCGTATGGCCAGGTTGGAGGTGGTCCGGGTGCAGGGCTTCTGTCATGGGTCGTCGGCTCCTACAGCTTCACATCGGGGATGGAGAGGCGCTGGGCGCCGCTCCTGTCCAACAGCTCCAGGAGGAAGACCTCGCCCTTCTTCCAGAAGGGGGCCTCTGACTCCACCGCGACGAGGCCCTCTTCACCGGGCGCGAGCTGCGCCTTGTTCATGTCCACGGAGAGCACCTTCACGGAGGTGCCGTCCGCGCGGGTGAGCCGCGCCCTGCCCGGCATCCAGGCAGGTTGCCCCGGAAGGTTGCGCACACGGATGACGGCGAGCGCCCAGGTGCTGGCGCGATACGCGGCTCCGTTCAACACCCCCACTTCATTCTGTGCGTTCGCGGGGACCGCCCCGATGGGCCGGGCCTGCACCCCCTCCAGACCAAGCCGCCCCGAAAACACGAGCCCGGCGGGCTTGAGCGCGGTCCGGAGCGCCACGAGCTGCGCTTCCTTCTCGGCCAGCGCCGCCTCCAACGCCTCCAGGGACCGCGGGCGGCGCACCACCTCCACCTCCCTGTCCACCAGCCTCGGGTGGGAGACGAGCGCGAAGGCGGCATACGCGGGCGAGCCGCCGTCCTTGTAGCGCACGCGCACGCCCAGCTTCTCCCCGTCGCCCGGTTCCACGGCCATCTCGAGGACGAGGGTATGGTCGCCCACATCCACCAGCCGGAAGCGCGTCGTCCGCCCCTCCAACTCCATCGAAGCCCGGTCGATGGAGGCATCGAAGCGGATGAGGGTGAGTGCGTTGGCCATCACCCGCACTTCCGGCACCGGCTCGTCCGGGCCGTTGGGGGCAATGACCTGCCGCTGCTGCGGCTCACGGGTGGGCGGCTGCGTCTGCGCCGCCGAGGGAGCCCCGAGAGACAGGGTGAGGAGCGCCAGAAGAAGGTGGGATGGTAGTGTCAGGGGGGAGAACCTCTCCGGTCCACCCTAGCAGATACCACACCCGAGACGACCCTCCCGCCCCACGGGGCACCCTAGGGGAGAGAAGAGCCTCACGACGGCTCGGCGTTGTAGCCCGCCTCCCCATAGGGACGGAGCCGATCGAGCCAGAGCGAGAGCAACACCTGCAGCTCCTCCTTGGGATCCGTGCCCGGCTCCTTCGGGGGAGGCAGGACGTCGAGCACCTCGAAGGAGAAGCTGTCGGCGCCGTGGCGGTTCCAGTCATCCTGCAGCGCGGGGTAGGTGCGATGGATGCCCTGGGCCAGCTCGAAACGGGTGCGATTGAGCATGCCATGGAGGTTGAGACTCATCCCCACCAGCACCTTGCCATTGGCCCGGTTGCGGACGGCGAACACGCCCATCGGGGGAGGATTCTCCTTGTAGGACTGCTTCAATTCCGCGCGGCGCGAGGACATGTGTGTCTTCTCCTGGTCGTGAAGCGTGAAGGAAGGGCGAGCGCGTCAGCTCGCGTAGCCGAGCGCGATGAGCTTCTGCTCGAGCCGGTCCCGGGCGGCCGTGTCGAGCGGCTCCACCCAGTTGAAGCCCATCCGCGCCCAGTCGGCGTCGGAGGGGTCCACCCCGAGCGCGGCGAGGAAGCTCGCGTCGGTGATGAAGAACTGCTCGCGGAAGGGGAACAGGTAGCCCCCCCGCTCCCGGAGCGAGGCGAGCGCCTCCGCATACGAGGAGAACCAGCGGTTGAGGAAGGCGCCCCGGTTCCTCGCGAAGAAGGCCTCCGTGTCGAGCCGGGGCGGTGCCTCCTCCTCGCCCAGCGCCTGCTTGAGCTCCGCCCAGGACGCATGGCCGTGCTCGTGGGCGATGACGGCCAGCGCATGCTTGCGGCGCACCGAGTCCCTGCGGGCGAGCAACTCTCCGGGAGACAGACGCGAGAAGGCGGGCAGGGCCCGCAGCCGCTCGGCGGCCCGCGTGGCGCGGGACGGCTCGGAGGACTCCAGATCCTTGAGCAGGATGGATGCCCGGACCTTGCACTCGCGGAGGTTGGGAGGCGTTACAGCGCGGGGCTCGGTTCCCATGACAAATCCCTCATCGTCGGCCCTACCCGTTCATGGGCCGTGGAAGGAACTCATCGAGAACATGTCGAACCACCGGGAGAAACGAGGGTGACGTCGTCTTTTCGGGCAGGCGCCCCTCGGCACCTGGGTCAGAAGTAATGCACCGGGAGGCCCGGGGCAAGGTCTTATCGACACGACTGTCTTCACCTGCTAGCCGGGGGCGCATGCGTTCGAGCTCCCGTGCCCTCCTCCTCCTGCCTGCCCTCGTGCTCTGCGCGGGCTGTGCGACCTCCCACGCCTCGCGCTCCACCGACGCCTACGTCCAGGCCGTCCAGGAGAGGAACCATGTCCCCGGCGCGGCCGTGGCCGTGGTCCGCGACGGTCACCTCGAGAAGCTCTCCGCGTACGGCCTCGCGGACCTGGAAGACGAGGCGAAGAGCGGCCCGGACACCGCCTTCCAGATCGCCTCGGCCACGAAGATCTTCACCGGCACGCTGGTGATGCTGCTGGTGCAGGAGGGGAAGCTCGGCCTGGACGAGCCGCTCTCGAAGTACCTGCCCGACGTGCCCGAGACGTGGAAGGGGCTCACCGTGCGGCACCTCGCCGCCCACACGTCGGGCCTGACGTCGGGCTTGAAGGAGGGTTCCGAGGAGCAGACCCGCACCAACGCCTCGGTCGCCGAGCGGTATGAGTCCGCCCGGAATGCACCGCTGGCCTACACGCCTGGCGAGCGCAGCGAGTACGGCCTCACGGACTTCGTCGTGCTCACCCATGTCCTGGAGAAGGTGACGGGCCAGGACTTCGAGGAGCTGCTGCGCACCCGCCTCTTCGAGCCGCTCGGCTTCACGTGCACGCGCTTCGAGCACGCGAAGCAGCAGGGACCGGTGCGCATCGCCGACGTCATTCCCCGCCGCGCCACCACCTACCGCTACGTGGACGGGGCCCAGCAGCGCGCCTGGTTCCTCTATCCGATCCACACCTATTCCGCGGGCGGAGCGTTCTCCTGCGCGAAGGATCTCGTCCGCTGGGCGGTGGCCATGGACCAGGGCACGCTGCTGAGCCCCGAGTCGCAGCAGGCGGCCGCCACGCCCTTCAAGCTGAACGACGGCCGCGAGGGCGGATTCGGCGTGGCCTTCACCCACGGCAAGCTGCGGGGATTGAAGACCTTCGGGCACTCCGGGGGCGGCGCGCTGGGGGACGTGCTGCGTGTCCCGGAGAAGAAGCTGACGGTCATCGTCCTGACCAACGAGCAGGCGCTGTTGCCGATGCTGGCCCCCAACATCGCGAGCCTCTACCTGCCGCCGCTGCCGGAGCTGAACGCACCGGGCCTCCCGGACGCGGAGCCGGCGCTGACGCAGGTGCTGCGCGGAGCGGTGGAGGGCCTGCTCAACGGCACGCTCGATGCCGCCGCCTTCGCGCCGAGCGCCCAGCAGGAGTTGTTGCCCATGCTCCAGGGCTTCGGAACCCCGGGCAGCGCCCTCATGCCGCCCCTGAGCCGGTTGACGCTGCTGGAGGACCAGAAGGACGGAGACAAGCGCAAGCGCGTCTATCGCGCGGTGTACGGCGAGGATGTCACGCTCAAGTGGACCTTCCGCCTGGACGCCGAGGGGAAGCTCCTCGATCTGGAGTACGACTGGGAATGACAGACGGCCGCGTCACTTCTGGCGCAGCGGCTTCAACGCCCCACCCCAGGCGATGACCTGGTCGAGCATGCTCTGGAGCGACTTCTCGTGGTGGGGCGCCGGGGTGAAGGTGGTGTAGTTCTCGAAGTCGGTGCGAAGCGAGAGCATGACCTGGGCGCGCACGTCGGCGACCTGCAGCTCGCCCATGACGAGGCGCAGCTGCTCCACGGCGCGCGTTCCCCCGGCGCTACCGTAGCTGACGAAGCCGGCCGCCTTGTTGTTCCACTCGCGGTACAGGTAGTCGATGGCGTTCTTGAGCGCGCCGGACGTGCCGTGGTTGTACTCGGGGGTGACGAAGACGTAGGCGTCGAAGGAGTCGATCTTCGCGGCCCAGGCCTTGGTGTGCGGCTTCATGTACTGCCCCATGGACGGCGGCACCGGCTCGTCGAGCAGCGGCAGGTTGAAGTCCTGGATGTCCACGAGCTCGAACCCGGCGTCGGTCCGCTTCTTCGCGAGCTCGAGCACCCAGCGGGCCACGGCCTCGGCCTTACGGCCCGGCCGCGTGCTTCCGACGATGATGGCCACCTTGAACATGGTTCGCTGTCCTCCTGAAGAAGGTTGGGTTCAGCGCGTCCCCGGGTGCATACACGGTCGCGGGGACGGATGGCGGAGGAGCACCCCCGCACCGTTGACCAACGGGCGTTGCCGGCGCTGGGATGCGGGTTCTCGAATGGAAGACCCAGCCATGCGTCTCCGAGCGTGCATCACACTTCTGCTCCATGTCTCAGCCTGCGCTACGTCAGCGCCGAGCCCAAGCGAGCCAGCGGCCTGGGCCCCGAGGCTCGCCAATCTCCAGCGAGCGGCGACGCTGCCCTGGACGGACGGGGGACAGTGCGCCGTCCGCGAAGCTTTCGAGCCCTGGCCTGTGCTGGTGGAGCGGTGCTTTCATGCATTCTTTGCCAAAGTGAAGCTGCCGGAAATACAGCGCGAGAAAAGACTCGCAGAAACCTGTGGGTACAATTTTGCCGTTGGCGTGCGAAGCGCCGCACACAAAGCTGCGCTGCTCGAACTAGACCCTGAACTCACAATCGCCGTCATGGATTGGTGCTGAATGACTGCCGCGCCAAGATCCCTCACCCTTACCGTTTACGCGCCTGCACTCGTGGGTGATGATGGGCGCCCACTCGCCATCGTTCATGGATTCGAGCGCGCCCTACCCGGCTTGCGGCTGGCGTGGACCCTTTCTGAAAAGGGACGCTTCATTGCATTGCCTCACCGCGACGAATGGGTTGAAGCAAACAGGACAGACGGCGGGTTTCCCTTCCTTTGCAACGATGACGAAAGCCGTCCCGTGACGCTTACCGGATGGGAAAACCCAAGCGGCCTTGCCATAGGAAGTCCGCCGCGCTTTGAAGTCCATGCGACGCTGCCACTGGACGCAGCCGGCATCGCGGCGGCAACGGATGTACTGGAGGCTCTAGGGGAGGGTGCGAGCGCGGTTTGGGGACATGCGTCGCCGAACGGCCATGGTCAGATAGTGGCGCAGCAGTTTCGCCGCCCGGGTGATGAGCCGCATGCTCCGCCCTACGGATTACCCTCGCTCAAACTCCCACGGTACAACCCTGCGCCGGAACTTCCCCATTACCTCGGGTGGCTGAACTACTGGTCTGCCGCTGCCGCACGGGCCATCGGCTTCCCGGACCCGGCCCGCGACGCGGACCTGCTCTCGCGCTCACGGCGTACCGCGACGGGCGGGTAGGTTGTCCGGCTCACGAAGGCGCCGCTCGACCTGGACAACCCCGCCCACCTCGACGCACTCAAGCGGGCTTACGAGCGCTTCCCGCAGATCGGCGGGCGTGCCACCCCTTGAGGCTCGGCTCTGAGCGGCGGGCAACCTCGAGTGGAGGCGGCGGGAATCGAACCCGCCGCCTGGCACTCCCAGAGCGGGCCTGGCGGAGTCTCGTGGGAGCCTGGCGGTAGCGTGTGCCCTGGCGAAGTGTGGCCGGGGAGGGGCAGGTGGGGGAGCGCGGGTGGGAGTACCGGCGGAGACGGCCGGAGGGGACGGTGTTGTATGCGGCGGTGAGGGACCACCTCGCCGCGCTGCTGGCGGAGGCGAGCGAGCTGGGGCGCGGCGCGGCCTGCCCCGGTACGTGGAGCGGGACTTCGCTTTCACTCGCAGGAGGGCAGCCCCCAGACCTGGAAGCTCCGGGTGGCCGTCAGGTTGAAGGCATTGGTGACGGTGAGGGAGACGGTAGGGCGAGCGCTCGCACGTTCACAGGAGGGGGCTGTCCAGGTCATGCGGCTGGTGGAGTCGCCATCGACGGGTGTGCCGAGCGTGCCCACATTGGCCGCCCAGGAGAAGGTGAGCTCGGAGCCCTCGGAGTCCACGGCGTCCACCTCGAAGGTGAGCACCTCGCCGGGAGTGGCCATCCACAAGGAGCTGGGGGCCCGGGTGATGATGGGACTGAAGTGAGGGGGAGTCGGAGGGGTGGCATCTACCTTCAGCACGAAGGTGTTGTTGGCGCACGAGCTCACCGGCCCCGTCCCGAAGTCCGCGGTGCCGGAGAACCAGCCCCCCAGCAGCACGTTTCCGTCTCGGTCGACGCCGACTCCCGTTCCCCAGGAGCTGCCCGTGGGGCTCCCCCGGGGCAGGATCTGATCCCTCACATATCTGCCATTCGAGTCGTACCAGACCACGAAGGCCGTGGGCTCGCTGGACTCGTGAAGCCCACCGCCCAGCTCGAGGCGGCCCCGGAAGGCCCCGGAGAGCACGGCATTGCCCTCGGCATCGACGGTCAGGCGCTGAACGCCGGGTTGGATGGTCCCGTAATACCTCTCATCGGGCGCACTATCCACGCTCCAGAGCTCCTCGCCATTCGCGGAGAGTTTGGAGAGACGGAACGTGCCCGGTGCGTCATCGACCGCCACCAAGACAGTGCCTGCCCCGGAGGCCTTCAGGCGAGGGTTCATGACCGAGTATATGCCCCCAATTTCATGGTTCCAGAGCGTGGTTCCCGTGGTGCCCGAGAGCTTCTCGACGAAGACTCGCGGCAAGAAGGACCAGCTCCCGCTAATGAAGCCCGCCGCGATCAGGACATCGCCCGCCTCGTCCATCTCAATGGCGGTGGGGGTTTGGTAGGAAAGCCACAAATAAGAGTCGGCCTCACCAGTACGCCTCCCCTGGAAGTTCCGGCTCCAGAGGGGCTCTCCCGTGGCCGCATCCAGCCTCGCCACGTAGAGTGAGGCCTGAGACCCGGCGGAGGCGTGGGTCGTTCCCCCGAGCGTCAGGGTGCCATTGAACATTCCCAGGAGGGCGACGTTGCCCGTGGCGTCCGTGGCGATGGCCCCACTGGCGGAATGGGACTCGGCCCCTCCCCCGAAGCGCTGGGCCCACGTCACGTCGCCGCTGGGCGTGAGCTTCACCACGAAGGAGCTCGACTCGCCTGGACTGGTCAGCGACAGGCTCCCCATGCGCACGGTGCCGGAGAACCTCCCCGTCACCAGCACGTTGCCCGCGGCGTCCACCGCGAGGCTCTCGTCCAAGGCGAAGGAATACGGGGAGTGCGCTTCACGGTCGATGAGCCGGGTCCAGAGGGGGAGACCGCTCGAGCCCACCTTCGCCAGGAGCAGGTCGTCCTCGTTCCCCGTGAAGACCGGGCCGCCGAGCGTGATGGTGCCCGTGAAGCTGCTCAAGGTGAGCGTGTTGCCCGCGCCGTCCACGGCCATGCTCACCAGCTTCGAGGTGGACGTGCAGCTCGGGGTCGGAACGCCCAGCCCCCAGAACCACCGGGGCAAGGGTTCGCAGACTTCGTTGATGCCGTTGCAGTTGTCATCCGCCAACGTCGAGCAACTCTCCGGCTGGGGGAGTTGTTGCCCCTGACAGACGATACGGCCGAACGGGTCGCACTCCACGGTTCCCCCCCGGCAGATGCCGACCCCTCGAGTCCCCTCGGGGCCGCCATAGCAGGGCTGTCCGTGCTGTGAGGAGCAACTGCAACCCTCGTTCACCTGGCCATTACAGTCATCATCGAAGGGGGTCGAGCAGCTCTCGGCCGTTGGCAGCACCTGCCCCTCACAGGCGCCCCATCCCGTCCCCGTGACGTTGCACAGCCGGCGGCTTGCCCGGCACAAACCCTGGCCCTCGGTACCGGCGGGCCCCGTGTACGAGCAGCGCTCGGAGGCGCCTGGCGTGCAGACGCTGCCTCGCACGGTGAGCCGGATGCTGGTGCAGGGGCCGCTGCCGCAGACGGTGGGGGACGACGAGCCCGTCACCATCACCCCTTCCGAGAAGAGCCCATTGCGTGCCGCCACGATCCTGGCCGTGTTGCCCCGCTTGA
The sequence above is drawn from the Archangium gephyra genome and encodes:
- a CDS encoding DUF2381 family protein, with the protein product MTLPSHLLLALLTLSLGAPSAAQTQPPTREPQQRQVIAPNGPDEPVPEVRVMANALTLIRFDASIDRASMELEGRTTRFRLVDVGDHTLVLEMAVEPGDGEKLGVRVRYKDGGSPAYAAFALVSHPRLVDREVEVVRRPRSLEALEAALAEKEAQLVALRTALKPAGLVFSGRLGLEGVQARPIGAVPANAQNEVGVLNGAAYRASTWALAVIRVRNLPGQPAWMPGRARLTRADGTSVKVLSVDMNKAQLAPGEEGLVAVESEAPFWKKGEVFLLELLDRSGAQRLSIPDVKL
- a CDS encoding 1,9-bis(guanidino)-5-aza-nonane synthase; this translates as MTPTKTELLRDTIEHLDIKAHDVRPLVRAMGHMAFQARNLHRAATLYDAMLEDTECGVILCLAGSLFSAGLKQVVVDLVRHRMVDAIVSTGALIVDQDFFEALGFRHYRGSPHADDNTLRELHIDRIYDTFIDEDELRECDATIARLASELETRPYSSREFIGEMGAWLARHGKTRDSVVLAAHEAGVPIFCPAFSDCSAGFGLVHHQWTRAGRPQLSIDSARDFLELTRCRLALRDSGLFMVGGGVPKNFAQDVVVAADFVGQPVAMHKYAVQLTVADERDGALSGSTLREASSWGKVATTAEQMVYGEATLTLPLVAGYAFHQRHWEARPERRLVAACQ
- a CDS encoding protein kinase domain-containing protein, with the protein product MTEALHPDHLQPGHTVGPWLIVQVLGRGGSSRVFKVERDGRPYSLKMALRPLTDAQEALPEEEDVEQKSAYRRLAREAAALFIYSSHPNLLRVYAVDFWPNPSTGYAFIVTDFVDGDDWHQWRWRAPLHATGLVDAFSDVVRTVGVLHSRGVYHRDLKAENILIRREDGRPFLIDFGTVRLPGALTQTLGIPEGVLHLLPPELLAYTRSEAWKRGEPFQGGVAADLYALGGCSTRASRICTPSTPSCRTRSCWPPSPPCPPPRPTSSIPERPAR
- a CDS encoding toll/interleukin-1 receptor domain-containing protein; the encoded protein is MPYLHVVIELKSEPKHPEVKVDLTQDGLLEQFIAPYENGHPIVVNGRAIPLDDIKRLSVYETQEASAVLKQQVDARFDEAASEGIFISRRATDLDAARQGTVVSDRFIKGPPGVRRSLAARPPAPVPSGRTPLTPAPHGRDQVFISYSRKDKRWLDTLETYLKPHFRSQDMYIWNDTKIQPGARWQDEIKEALARAKVAVLLVTPEFLASDFIAQHELPQLLDAARNEGTTILWLPIKASGYQSTEIAQYQALLDPAKPLNMRHSAHRGKDMVAVAETIKKAFQS
- a CDS encoding DUF6310 domain-containing protein, yielding MRLRACITLLLHVSACATSAPSPSEPAAWAPRLANLQRAATLPWTDGGQCAVREAFEPWPVLVERCFHAFFAKVKLPEIQREKRLAETCGYNFAVGVRSAAHKAALLELDPELTIAVMDWC
- a CDS encoding GIY-YIG nuclease family protein codes for the protein MSSRRAELKQSYKENPPPMGVFAVRNRANGKVLVGMSLNLHGMLNRTRFELAQGIHRTYPALQDDWNRHGADSFSFEVLDVLPPPKEPGTDPKEELQVLLSLWLDRLRPYGEAGYNAEPS
- a CDS encoding NADPH-dependent FMN reductase; translation: MFKVAIIVGSTRPGRKAEAVARWVLELAKKRTDAGFELVDIQDFNLPLLDEPVPPSMGQYMKPHTKAWAAKIDSFDAYVFVTPEYNHGTSGALKNAIDYLYREWNNKAAGFVSYGSAGGTRAVEQLRLVMGELQVADVRAQVMLSLRTDFENYTTFTPAPHHEKSLQSMLDQVIAWGGALKPLRQK
- a CDS encoding serine hydrolase domain-containing protein gives rise to the protein MRSSSRALLLLPALVLCAGCATSHASRSTDAYVQAVQERNHVPGAAVAVVRDGHLEKLSAYGLADLEDEAKSGPDTAFQIASATKIFTGTLVMLLVQEGKLGLDEPLSKYLPDVPETWKGLTVRHLAAHTSGLTSGLKEGSEEQTRTNASVAERYESARNAPLAYTPGERSEYGLTDFVVLTHVLEKVTGQDFEELLRTRLFEPLGFTCTRFEHAKQQGPVRIADVIPRRATTYRYVDGAQQRAWFLYPIHTYSAGGAFSCAKDLVRWAVAMDQGTLLSPESQQAAATPFKLNDGREGGFGVAFTHGKLRGLKTFGHSGGGALGDVLRVPEKKLTVIVLTNEQALLPMLAPNIASLYLPPLPELNAPGLPDAEPALTQVLRGAVEGLLNGTLDAAAFAPSAQQELLPMLQGFGTPGSALMPPLSRLTLLEDQKDGDKRKRVYRAVYGEDVTLKWTFRLDAEGKLLDLEYDWE